The Daphnia pulex isolate KAP4 chromosome 6, ASM2113471v1 genome contains the following window.
ATGCAGGAtgctttttatctaaataaaaatagaaaatgggttacgaataAATATTGtcagaaacaacaagaaaaagttaaaaatgagacactgccctaattgttaataaatgggagaatttaaggtttacatgctaatacactgcatttatgcaggtaatgcagcattaaaatatctagtagGTCACAGACGTCAATTAAAGTAGAACCtggaaatcattacccaagtgatgatcctgagattgttgctgatggcaggttaacacctgcacaaggaaaacttgcatattgtgtggttgatggctggctctggcctcaagtttgcaaacaagaaaaaagttacataTAGTACAAACTGCCATGTGGTATCAACAGGGCAATCACATGATAAATGAACTAGTTAACAGGttaacaggtttaactcttctatagctcccacaatcattctatttgtattcttagttttatttacccgctaaacagcatggagttgGAGTATGATGgttatgaaaaacaaataaatctataacaATAGAAATCTTGAACTTATTGTCTCtgactttttcgaaattttaaactaaaggaaacagcagacgacacttgccaattttcttctaatcagcATCAGCATGCTTACGATACCATGGTGATAAAacgatatcgatagaaattataaaaaatcaaattcaccCACCCCCTCAAAATCCGAAACCGCTCAAAAATGATGAGGGAATAAGTTAAAATATTCCTGTTAGCAATCCAAGTAGAAAGCTTGTCGCATGATGTCGTCATTCAAATGCGGTTGACCCCATTACCCGGAGAGCAAGATCCTAAAATTAGCGGATGACTATCGcctaaaaatttgaaattcataagCTTTATTTATAGATGCCAATTCGGCTTTGTAAGTAAAGGAAAGGCTCGAGTTTTTATGTACTTTTTGTGAGTTTATTGTCAGTACACAAATTTACGTGACAATCGACGTCATGTGGGTGGATAAATGGAGAGTGAAAAATTTAACCTATTTTAGCTGGTAGAGCACAGTTTTTTAAAAGCCTGAACGAGAGAGAaggagacagaaaaaaagcaccgaaaattgaaacaacaaTTCAGAACTTGCTTTCTCATTCTAActtgaaaggttttttttttcaatattataATAATGCCGCTCAGTTATTTCTCCAGCGACCGACACCGAAAATCACAAATGTAAATGATTAGCAGATACTTCCGAGTGTACTTGACAAGATGTTGGAGGGTatcatcgtttcttttctcccttttgagtgcgtttcttctccttctcctttcgATCGAGTGCGAGCTGCTTCTGCTTCTCGCGATCTTCtttatccttttctttcttcttggctgAATCCTGGCGCAGGGATTCCTTTTTGAGCTTTTCCAGCTTCATGACATCCTCTGCATTGGTGTTACGAGAAAGAAGTTTGTCCtcataatcatcatcatagcCACCATCTTCTTCGTCTAGCCCTCCTTCACCATCAGACACCTGAGAAGGGACAACGTTGTGATTAGCCTTCAAGCTTATTGTTTCATGCATAAATAGATACCTCTGCGTATTGCGACAAGATGTTTTGCTTCAGCTTCCTTTCTTCATCAGATGCCTTCTTCTGGGGGACAACGATGAGGGCTTGTTGCTCCATGATTCTTGCAATTTGTATATCTACAGCTGTTCTCACCGCCTCGTCGGATTTCccttcagcagcagccgcccgGCACAACTCCCATTGGTTTATGATTTCTTGGCAGATCTCATTTTGAGTCATGCCATCTGTCTGCATTGTGCATTCGATAATTTGTTAAACAAATCATAAGACAGCGGATGTGGAAGCGGTGGGAAGAAAGACAAAAGTCACTTTACCGTAGAGATTTCCACCAAGATTCCCTCGAGCGCCTCGATTTTCTCATCTTGAGATTCTTCGCCTTCTAAAATGCCCTTGATGTAGTCTCCAAATATACTTTCATCGGTGTTCaaagattttaatttaacCGAGAGCCATTTGTCAAAATCAAGGACTGTGGAGGCAGCCATCTTTGGCTGGAGACGTTGCCAACTACTGACCAAATTAACTTCCCATATTCAATATCATCGCATTGCAGGCTTTGCAGCAGCGTATTACAGACTTTGATTGTCAAACGTTCACGCCTTCACGGCGGGATCGTTTATCATGACGTGAAAGCTTGCCGAGACGGATATTGAGCCACTTGATCCATAGCCTATTTGAacgatttcccccctcccacaTTTCGATAACCTTGTATCGATCAATTTTCGAACCATTTCTTCCAGATTTCCCTTTCGAAATAGAAAAACGGCCGTTTGCTTCCATTTGAATTATCACTCGAAGCGTCACGCTCAACATTTTTACATCTTAAATAAATAGGGTGTAgtaaatggaaaagaaacggaaaacaCGGGCCGAAGCTAACAGCCAAAAGTGCGGTTCCATATCGCTGCCGTGATCTCTCGTACTCCCCCTTTCAGATTTCGCGTGAAAATTGGAAACAATGAAGCGGCTTCACATGGGCGAGCAGGGCATTCAGAATTGTTTATCTAGCTTTCACTGATCCTCTTGTTTGTCTCGTCTGTATCACCTTGAGTCGGGAAATATCGTTCAGATCAAGGAGAGCTATATAATTTTCGACCAGAAATCTCCGCCTTAAATGGGTTAGCACAAAGTTTCGTGCCAGATCCCTCGCAATAATCGGCCCAAACGATTCGTCGAGCCCCCACGAGAGAGCCGCAGTGATTTGTGTTATTAGACCATTTCGAGCATAACCGATTGCAACTGCATATTGCTTATACTGCTATAGCTCCAGCATCACACGAACAAATTCTCAATCAAACTCACGCTCCTTTACAATAGATAGTTCTCTTGAATTTATGTAAACTCAATCccatgaaaaaaagaaaaacggaataaATTTACTGGAAATAGCTTTTGCTGATTTCTTTCCTCTCGCTCATTAATAACTGGAATACGCACCGTTATGTCCATCCCCAAAGAAATTCAACGcaatccatttattttttaaccgGATTACTTGTTTGTTTCGAGGTGCGTTCTTTCGTTGAAGTCGCAATCAGCAAATGTTTTTCGACTTACTTATTCATGCAACGCAGGAAAGTATCGCGGGGAAGACAACGAGAAACGTCGTAGCAGGGGGAACGCAAGCATGATAACAAAAACGAATTAGTCGATCCATTAAATTGAAACGCGATCAATGATTTAGAGTTAGGGGTGACTCCACCCGCCCCTTGCCCTCTTTaacgaaatttgaatattaattgcaactttttgaaatgaatatttcgAGTTCGGCCCATGCACCTGGCCGAAGTTTTAGAGAACAttgtaaaacataaaaaaatgtatgctGGTTGCACAGTAATTGAGAAGCTCAGTTTTCGGAGGAATAACTGTCGAAAGTCATATTAACTGGAACGACCCCCATCAAGGAAAAAGGGCTATTAGTCTGCGTTTAGTCTCAGTCTCTTTATGGCAAATCCTGGAAAGTGCGTCTATAAAACGTACGTATAACCACGACCCCTCATTTCTCGAAATAGAAGATCAAACGGAGGTATGCGTGTCTGCTTCGAAAGAATGTTGCAACTTGCTCGATACAAAAAGTCTCGATTGGAAAATTTGTATTGTAGTTACGACTGCTGAGTGATCTTAAAACTTGTCCAAGAGCTGAAGGATgtgttgtttctcttcttctttcgcttCGCTTTCACTGCCATCGCCAAGATTTCCTGCGTACTCTGCGCGAAGGACCAAATAAATATTAGTTTAACTTGGACAAGGGCTTTACGATTGGACGAAAAGCGAAAATATTTACCTCTCATTATTTCACGAATTGTCTTGACTGTGCCTCCTCTCAAATTGAGCGTATGCAAAACGCGCTGCTTGATGGTTGCGGCTCCTGAGGCGCAAACTTCCATCATAATGTAGTCCACCAGCTGAAGCGTGAACAATCCACCTTCCAGACGTTTAAGGTACATTTCGTCCTCGtcctcttcgtcgtcgttCCGCTGGAGTTGAGCGTCAATCACGCGTAATTTGTCGAAGTATTTGAAGTGCAACTCCATCAGTCGATCGGTTTTTTCGTGGTCGTTTTCTGTAAACTTCGTCAGAAGTCTGGTGCGCTGTGATCCTCGGCACGACTTTAGCATACTTGCAATCACCGAGACTATATGTTCTAAAAAAACGATTTACACGGGTCACGTTTTATAAATTTGTGATGCACATCAGTATTTGCactatattttatat
Protein-coding sequences here:
- the LOC124195480 gene encoding coiled-coil domain-containing protein 43-like; this translates as MAASTVLDFDKWLSVKLKSLNTDESIFGDYIKGILEGEESQDEKIEALEGILVEISTTDGMTQNEICQEIINQWELCRAAAAEGKSDEAVRTAVDIQIARIMEQQALIVVPQKKASDEERKLKQNILSQYAEVSDGEGGLDEEDGGYDDDYEDKLLSRNTNAEDVMKLEKLKKESLRQDSAKKKEKDKEDREKQKQLALDRKEKEKKRTQKGEKKR